The DNA window GCCATAGCCCAGCTTCACTGTAACCTAACAGAAAGCCCACCTTGTGGCTGAAAAGGTGGTGACATACCTGTTGTAGTTTTGTGAGACCCACCTTGGCGGACGGGGACTTGGATCTGTGAGGGCTGCCAACACCCCCCATGCCCAGCCGCGAGCCCCCCAGCTTCTCCTCCGTCATCACccggtccctctcctcctccgggAGGCTCTGGAGAAAGAGAACCGACATGTAGCCTGCCAGACTTCCACTACTAAAACGCAGGTGTAGTGTGATATGTACTACAGTACTATGGGTATATTCAGTTCTACTTACCTCGAGAAACCTCTGTAGGTCAATTTCGTACTGCTTCTTTTTCTGTAGTGAGACACACAGGGGTGAAAGACCATTGATACGACTGGTGGATGACAAGAATACAAAACTTTGATCATGGCTCACCAAACCCTTTCAAACCTTCACATTACATATTGAAACCTATAGAGGCCAAAATGATTAAAGTATCTATTAAGGATGCTGTGCAGGGCCGGTCTACGACATAAAGACAAAAATACTGGTGATTCATTGAACAAGACTGACCTGCTCGCAGCGTTTCTGAAACATGTCCTTCTCCTTCTGCGTCATCACCTTCCACTGCTTACTGCACAGCACCATACGCTCCGTACTGGGAACATCCTTCATGTTCACCATCAGCTCGGCACAGTATAGGGAGTAACCGTTCCTGAAGACCCGAAAAGCCAAGAACCTAGTTCAGCGCTATAGAATTCGACGACAAAGGTCTTTAAACTCAACAGATGTTTTCACTGAGAAACCAAGAGCTACTGTTTGCATAAGGATCTCCAATCCATAAATCTCTGGGGCGAAAAAATGCCTGAGGGTAAAAATCCCTTTGGTCTTTTCAGAACTGTCAAGAGGCTGTGCCAGTCTGGTATCGCTGCTGATACTAGATCACATACTGACCATGGGGGTGTGAGCCCCACCTCAGTCCCTCCCCATTCTGCTACCCCCCTCTCCACTTATATTATTTTATTGAAAGAATATTGTGCGACTCCGATCAAGCAACTTACGGCGGTGGTTTGGTTGGCCTGCCGTCGAACTTGTCCTTGAGCTGCCGCTCGGCTTTGGTGAGGACGGACTTGACGTGCTCTTCAGCGTCTGGATGGGCCTCTTGGTAGACTCTCATACAACCCTGGAGAGAGAACCATAGATTCAAACTTTTCAGGTGACAATAAAAAAAATGGAGACAATTTCTCATCAAgcctttaatatatatatatatatatatatttttaatttaagTCACTGAAATTGTCTTTGATTGTGCTGTATTTACACAAAAAGGCGATGAAATAGTAATTATTTAGAATGTGCTTGCAAGGCTGTGTTTATTCTGATTCTGATCTGATCTAAATACCaataattggtattttgaccaatcacatcagatctttttcagagctgatctgattgaaCAAAAGACCAATTCATGAAACGTGTAAACACAGCCTTACTCTCTATGCATTGTATATCACATAGAAAATTGCAAATTTGCTCGTTTCTTCTACCAGGAAAAAAATAATAGTAGAGGATTACCAAGGTGTCTTGAGGCGCTATCCTTTTGAAAATGTACGAATCCTCTGAACTCCGGCACCCCTTCACACCAAACCGCTTACCGCATAGTCTTTCTGCAGCTCCAGGGCCTTGCTGATCCACTTAAGTCTCTTCTTGTCTGACAGCTGGGACCACTGTCTCCTCAGAGCTTCCTTCAGCTCCTTCTGGCTCACCTGGTAACCCCAGAGAAAGGAATGGCATTCATCATTCACCACTAACAATTCCAAAAGGGACATTTTCTTTTTAGGGTAAATTCAAGGAAGCACAACACTTGTCAGTATCATTTTGTGAAATCCCAGACTTAGTTGGGCGGGTTGCACTGCACACACTCACATCAGGGTGGAGCTTCATGTAGGTCTTCTTCTCATGGTTGTACCACAGCTGCTGGGGCGTCTTGGGCTTCTCAGGGAGGTCCgacttctttctctcctctatcaaCTCCGGGTAGTCCTCTCTGGGGAACAAGAGCAAAGACGTTAAGGCAGCTGTATATGGGTGGTAATACCCTTTCAaccaacagagagaggaaagtgaTCACTTGGGTTCTTTTCAAGTAAAATGCGTCAGTTTTGGAAAGTGTTGCTTATTTTTCAGCAGAGGAAGCTAATTTGGCCACTGACAGCTGGCTTCGAGACAAAAAACACCACTCACTTGAATCGGGCCATATTCTTCTCAAAGGATTCCTTCTCTCGCTGAAACTCTGTGATGTACTTTTGCTGTTGGGGAACAGAGAATAACCCTCACTCAATTAGTTATTAACTGAAAAACTAACAGAGTTACTCCCATGTGATGCATCCAGGCCGTATCACAcccaggccgtgattgggagtcccacagggcggcgcacaattggcccagcgtcatcctggtttggccggagtaggccgtcattgtacataagaatttgttcttaactgtcttacctagttaaataaagtttcaaGTCTTCTTTTTTTAATGGAAGAAGAGAGGCTGGATAGAAAGCTATCAATTCAGAGGCAAGAAAAGTAAGTAATTGGTTCAGGTAGTTGTccagtcacaaaccactctctgttttttttatttattatatacAGTTATGTTATGTACAGATTTGGGATCTGCCTTTGAATTAAATAAAGATCATCCCAAAGGCATAATGAAATGGCATGGTAGACTTGACCATCACCTTTTTCTTGTCTGGGAGTTCCTTGTATTTCTTGGACAGAATCTTGGTGAGGTCAAGGTTGCTCATCTCCGGGTGGATCTTGGCATACTTGGCTCGCTTCTCCATGAAGAAGCGGAAATACGGTGTAAGGGGTTTCTTTGGGAAGTCTGGATGTGTCTGAAAGGGTGGAAAACAGAACAATGGCCATTTGTATGGTATAAGATGTGAGATTGAAAAGTATAACCTTAGCATTTTGTGACATTTCATGGGTACAAAGTCAAACCTGATTGCTTACCTTCAATTTCTTTCCTTTGTACGGGTTCTTCACAAACTCAATGGCATCAACTATGAGCTCGGTCATAGTCCTAAACTTCCGCACCTGAACACATAGTATCAAATGGATTTAAGGCCTAACCTGAAATTGttgtaaaaaaaagaaagaaatggTGCCGTGTTTCATTTCGCAACAGTAAGATTTTTCCAGTAGAAAAAGACGCTACAGACATTGTTTTCTGTAATTTGTGACACTTCCCTCCACAGATTCAAAACAGAAAATAGATTTTTCTGCTGTTTTGATTGGCTAAAATTGTGACTTGTAATTGGCTAACCTCGGTGGACACCTTCGCCCACTTCTGTTTGCACATGTCACCGGTGAAGCCTCCGAAGCAGACCTTCTCCCAGTCAAAGTGGGACTCTGTGGTTTTGTATTTCATGGCATCACCATCAGGCAACAGGCTCCGAATTCTCTCCAAAAGAGTGAGGCAGTCCTCCTTACTCCAAGCATCCACAACTGGAGCATAGACAATCACACAACCGCACACACATCCATCAAGCAACATCAAAGAGCAggtgtgttttgttttgtcttgctTTTTTAAAAATTAGACACAATAAACCTCAAGCTGACCCCAGAATAGATAAACAACTGTCAGACAAATCTAAGTAAAATgtcaacaaataaaataaaatttaaaaaacaccAATCTTTCAATAGTCAACCAGAATTTAACACATTACTTATCCTGTGAGAGACCCTAGGCTACCACTATACAACTTTAAAGGCAAGAATACACCATGAAATCATACATTTACATCCAATTGGGACACACATGATGAAAGGATCCACAAAATGACAAAACTATAAATTAGAAGAAATACTACATGTTGTGGTTGATGAAGGGGTGGTTTTGGTTATGTACTGTACCCTACCTGGTTCTGTTTTTATCTGGATGGTCTGTGAGGCAGAGGACACACTGCTGCTGCCGTTCATGGTGCAGCGTCTGTGGGCAGCTCAACTGACCCGGCTTCTAGAGATTCTGGAGAACCACAAATTATTCAAATATTTTGGGTCCTGTCTGGGTCCAactttagaagaaaaaaaaaactccTATTATAAACAAATTAACTATGGCTAAATGTGGAAATAGCAAGGAGAGAATTGTCTGTGAGCTACAGCCTATGCTAAAAACTCACCAATTCCAATATAGGCGTAAAGATATGTATCTACACGAGAATGTATCTACAGTTCAAGAACTGACTCGTGACGTTCCATCCAGGTGTGCTAATGTAATTTTATGGTTCCGTCCACTACTAAATTAGTTGATATGGATAAGTTGCGCGACTTGACAATTATTCAGCTGACAAAGCACCTTTACGCTCAAGGTCAAACGGCTTTACTACAAGTAGGGTAACCAATAGGAAATGCACAAATAATTTTTCAAAAGCTACACTTTTAACACAAAATAGCGACACGTGTATTTCTGATACAGGAAAAGTCGGTCATGCGGATGCTCCGCCCAAGTCTACCCATCCTTTCCCATATGAGGGTACATCGTGTTCTTCTGGAAAGAGTGGCACACAATACGATTTACCGAGAGGATCGATCAATTTATTGTTTCATCGTGTTGTTTTTCAACGACAGACGAATGGATACATCATATTAATTCGTTTGGAGATTGCTGCTTTTCGGAACGTTATCAAAGCGCTCAGCTGACCTTTCACTGTGGTGGATAGCTTACCGAAGTGATGGCGCGGTGAGAGCAAACTGAAGTTTTTGCTTGTCCACTGAGTAATTTATAAAATGCTACAGCTTAAAATAAGCGTTGAAATACCCTAAAACAGAGTATCTTTTAAAAATGGAGTTAGTGCTGAGCCCAGCAATCCAAACACGGGCGTTTCCAAATTCGAAGCCTCGGTCTCGACTCCGGACGTGAGACGCAAGTGCTGTGTGTCTGCCAACCTCCTCGCCTGTCACCCGGTAGACAGGAGCGCGTCAAGGCGCGTATAATAGCCTAGGCCTGTAGACTAATATAGTACAAATGAGCGCAATATGCAACCGTTCTTTATTCATTTTTGCGGTATGTTCTGAAAATGTATACTGCAGAATTTGAGAAACGCACGGTCCCTGTACCAAGTGGGACGCAAAGGGGCATGCAGTCATATCGGGGGCGCATAGTTCCGCGGCCGCGGTTGGTCTTTTCATCAGGCCTATACCCCTGAACTGCATAGCCTAGATAGGCTAACTAACCGCGACTGTGTCTGTCGGTCGATAGATATTGCACCAGGCA is part of the Oncorhynchus keta strain PuntledgeMale-10-30-2019 chromosome 15, Oket_V2, whole genome shotgun sequence genome and encodes:
- the ubtfl gene encoding upstream binding transcription factor, like isoform X5; the encoded protein is MNGSSSVSSASQTIQIKTEPVVDAWSKEDCLTLLERIRSLLPDGDAMKYKTTESHFDWEKVCFGGFTGDMCKQKWAKVSTEVRKFRTMTELIVDAIEFVKNPYKGKKLKTHPDFPKKPLTPYFRFFMEKRAKYAKIHPEMSNLDLTKILSKKYKELPDKKKQKYITEFQREKESFEKNMARFKEDYPELIEERKKSDLPEKPKTPQQLWYNHEKKTYMKLHPDVSQKELKEALRRQWSQLSDKKRLKWISKALELQKDYAGCMRVYQEAHPDAEEHVKSVLTKAERQLKDKFDGRPTKPPPNGYSLYCAELMVNMKDVPSTERMVLCSKQWKVMTQKEKDMFQKRCEQKKKQYEIDLQRFLESLPEEERDRVMTEEKLGGSRLGMGGVGSPHRSKSPSAKVGLTKLQQERCREAEQGHWVHSGLTAKEKRDGKKRTKLPETPKTAEEMWQQGVVGDYLAKYRSDRKKTQSAMESAWKAMEKKEKIPWIKKAAEDQKRYEVQYRPVRELLEMRTAQAGAGQRKPKFEGEPRKPPVSGYQMFSQELLTNGELNHFSLKERMVEIGKRWHKLSQSHKDKYKKLVEELQIEYKAELEAWVKSLSPQERAVYKEFSTTKRRSTTKARGGPGAKVRVTAVKGKAQDTSDSDDDDKTDSSDSDDESSGSSDSEDDNDDDDDQSEGSSSSSSEDSSDSDTD
- the ubtfl gene encoding upstream binding transcription factor, like isoform X1, with product MNGSSSVSSASQTIQIKTEPVVDAWSKEDCLTLLERIRSLLPDGDAMKYKTTESHFDWEKVCFGGFTGDMCKQKWAKVSTEVRKFRTMTELIVDAIEFVKNPYKGKKLKTHPDFPKKPLTPYFRFFMEKRAKYAKIHPEMSNLDLTKILSKKYKELPDKKKQKYITEFQREKESFEKNMARFKEDYPELIEERKKSDLPEKPKTPQQLWYNHEKKTYMKLHPDVSQKELKEALRRQWSQLSDKKRLKWISKALELQKDYAGCMRVYQEAHPDAEEHVKSVLTKAERQLKDKFDGRPTKPPPNGYSLYCAELMVNMKDVPSTERMVLCSKQWKVMTQKEKDMFQKRCEQKKKQYEIDLQRFLESLPEEERDRVMTEEKLGGSRLGMGGVGSPHRSKSPSAKVGLTKLQQERCREAEQGHWVHSGLTAKEKRDGKKRTKLPETPKTAEEMWQQGVVGDYLAKYRSDRKKTQSAMESAWKAMEKKEKIPWIKKAAEDQKRYEVQYRPVRELLEMRTAQAGAGQRKPKFEGEPRKPPVSGYQMFSQELLTNGELNHFSLKERMVEIGKRWHKLSQSHKDKYKKLVEELQIEYKAELEAWVKSLSPQERAVYKEFSTTKRRSTTKARGGPGAKVRVTAVKGKAVGARAAAAGVGGGKRAMAYRAKVTVPFSSDCFPQTDGDTQQDTSDSDDDDKTDSSDSDDESSGSSDSEDDNDDDDDQSEGSSSSSSEDSSDSDTD
- the ubtfl gene encoding upstream binding transcription factor, like isoform X4, translating into MNGSSSVSSASQTIQIKTEPVVDAWSKEDCLTLLERIRSLLPDGDAMKYKTTESHFDWEKVCFGGFTGDMCKQKWAKVSTEVRKFRTMTELIVDAIEFVKNPYKGKKLKTHPDFPKKPLTPYFRFFMEKRAKYAKIHPEMSNLDLTKILSKKYKELPDKKKQKYITEFQREKESFEKNMARFKEDYPELIEERKKSDLPEKPKTPQQLWYNHEKKTYMKLHPDVSQKELKEALRRQWSQLSDKKRLKWISKALELQKDYAGCMRVYQEAHPDAEEHVKSVLTKAERQLKDKFDGRPTKPPPNGYSLYCAELMVNMKDVPSTERMVLCSKQWKVMTQKEKDMFQKRCEQKKKQYEIDLQRFLESLPEEERDRVMTEEKLGGSRLGMGGVGSPHRSKSPSAKVGLTKLQQERCREAEQGHWVHSGLTAKEKRDGKKRTKLPETPKTAEEMWQQGVVGDYLAKYRSDRKKTQSAMESAWKAMEKKEKIPWIKKAAEDQKRYEVQYRPVRELLEMRTAQAGAGQRKPKFEGEPRKPPVSGYQMFSQELLTNGELNHFSLKERMVEIGKRWHKLSQSHKDKYKKLVEELQIEYKAELEAWVKSLSPQERAVYKEFSTTKRRSTTKARGGPGAKVRVTAVKGKAVGARAAAAGVGGGKRAMAYRAKQDTSDSDDDDKTDSSDSDDESSGSSDSEDDNDDDDDQSEGSSSSSSEDSSDSDTD
- the ubtfl gene encoding upstream binding transcription factor, like isoform X2; translated protein: MNGSSSVSSASQTIQIKTEPVVDAWSKEDCLTLLERIRSLLPDGDAMKYKTTESHFDWEKVCFGGFTGDMCKQKWAKVSTEVRKFRTMTELIVDAIEFVKNPYKGKKLKTHPDFPKKPLTPYFRFFMEKRAKYAKIHPEMSNLDLTKILSKKYKELPDKKKQKYITEFQREKESFEKNMARFKEDYPELIEERKKSDLPEKPKTPQQLWYNHEKKTYMKLHPDVSQKELKEALRRQWSQLSDKKRLKWISKALELQKDYAGCMRVYQEAHPDAEEHVKSVLTKAERQLKDKFDGRPTKPPPNGYSLYCAELMVNMKDVPSTERMVLCSKQWKVMTQKEKDMFQKRCEQKKKQYEIDLQRFLESLPEEERDRVMTEEKLGGSRLGMGGVGSPHRSKSPSAKVGLTKLQQERCREAEQGHWVHSGLTAKEKRDGKKRTKLPETPKTAEEMWQQGVVGDYLAKYRSDRKKTQSAMESAWKAMEKKEKIPWIKKAAEDQKRYERELLEMRTAQAGAGQRKPKFEGEPRKPPVSGYQMFSQELLTNGELNHFSLKERMVEIGKRWHKLSQSHKDKYKKLVEELQIEYKAELEAWVKSLSPQERAVYKEFSTTKRRSTTKARGGPGAKVRVTAVKGKAVGARAAAAGVGGGKRAMAYRAKVTVPFSSDCFPQTDGDTQQDTSDSDDDDKTDSSDSDDESSGSSDSEDDNDDDDDQSEGSSSSSSEDSSDSDTD
- the ubtfl gene encoding upstream binding transcription factor, like isoform X3 codes for the protein MNGSSSVSSASQTIQIKTEPVVDAWSKEDCLTLLERIRSLLPDGDAMKYKTTESHFDWEKVCFGGFTGDMCKQKWAKVSTEVRKFRTMTELIVDAIEFVKNPYKGKKLKTHPDFPKKPLTPYFRFFMEKRAKYAKIHPEMSNLDLTKILSKKYKELPDKKKQKYITEFQREKESFEKNMARFKEDYPELIEERKKSDLPEKPKTPQQLWYNHEKKTYMKLHPDVSQKELKEALRRQWSQLSDKKRLKWISKALELQKDYAGCMRVYQEAHPDAEEHVKSVLTKAERQLKDKFDGRPTKPPPNGYSLYCAELMVNMKDVPSTERMVLCSKQWKVMTQKEKDMFQKRCEQKKKQYEIDLQRFLESLPEEERDRVMTEEKLGGSRLGMGGVGSPHRSKSPSAKERCREAEQGHWVHSGLTAKEKRDGKKRTKLPETPKTAEEMWQQGVVGDYLAKYRSDRKKTQSAMESAWKAMEKKEKIPWIKKAAEDQKRYEVQYRPVRELLEMRTAQAGAGQRKPKFEGEPRKPPVSGYQMFSQELLTNGELNHFSLKERMVEIGKRWHKLSQSHKDKYKKLVEELQIEYKAELEAWVKSLSPQERAVYKEFSTTKRRSTTKARGGPGAKVRVTAVKGKAVGARAAAAGVGGGKRAMAYRAKVTVPFSSDCFPQTDGDTQQDTSDSDDDDKTDSSDSDDESSGSSDSEDDNDDDDDQSEGSSSSSSEDSSDSDTD